The following is a genomic window from Pseudothermotoga thermarum DSM 5069.
CGAGTATGGGTACTGGTGACTACGATATCATGACAGCCGACGAAGTTACGTTGCGCGATTATGGACTAGACAAACTTCGGTTTGGAGATATAGTCTACATCCAAGACCATGACAACAGCTTTGGAAGATGTTACAGAAAAGGCGCAGCCACAATAGGGGTAGTCATTCACAGCGATTGTAAGTACGCTGGACATGGCCCTGGGGTTACAACCTTCATGACTTGTGCAAAACCAATTTTAAAACCTATAATTTGCCCAGATGCCAACATAGGAAAGATTTTGAAGATAGGAAGGTTTGAAGAAAAATAACCCCACCTCTTGGTGGGGTTTTAAAATCGATAGCTGAAAACGATTTTTATCGGCACCGGCATAGATTTAACAACAAGATCTTGATCTTTGATGTAAAGATCGTAAAACCTTATCCCTATTCCAGCGCCTATCGAGAATTGTTCTGTCAAAGCTTTAAAAAATTCCACGTCTGTAAAATAAACTTTTCCTTCGAAAGACCCTTCACCTTCTAAGTCAACGGCAGAAAGGTTTGTAGCTGGTCCAAGCAGAACAAAGTTTAAACCTGCCGAAATTCTGACAATGGATTCAACTTGAGGAAAAGGAAAAACAAAGCTTGTGGATATTCCTGCACCCAAAATGGTGGAATAGAGGGTGTCGTTTTGAGTTTTCAAAGCCAAGTTGTCAAAACTCAGCACAACCCCAATCCTCAAACCTATCTCAAGTCCGTATTCAAAAATCATCGAAGCACCATAACTTGTTCCAAGGTTTACTTCCACCTCTTTTATTTGATCTTCTTGTAACACAGAAATGCTGTTGTAGCCTGATGCACCAAAGAACACATTTGGAACAAAGTAACCATACGCAGATGCAAAAACAAAACTTGCCAAACTCAGAAACATTATGAACAGCAATCTTTTCATCTAGTTTTCCCCCTTTCCAAATTAAAAAGGCAGTTCAAAATATCACACGCAAGCGATACGTTGTTTTTCAAAAGCGCTATGTTCGATTCAACGGTTTTTCCCGAAGAATACTCAGCTAATTTTGCAAGCAAAAACGGTGTGACATCTTTTCCTGTGATTTTTGCTTTTTGCAAATCTTCTAACGCTTTCTTTTCCCACTCTTGTAAATCCCTTTCGTCTATCGCGTACTCTTCTGGTATAGGGTTGAAAACCAAAAGCGAACCTGGCAAATCAAGCCTTTCTTTGGCTTTAAAAATCCTGACAATTTCTTCAACTGTTTCAACTCTTTTGATTTCAACATCCACACATCTCAAATAAAAAGCAGGAAGTTTATCTGTCCTAAAACCAACCACGGTAACTTCAAGACTTTCAAGCATTTCCATGGTGGCTTTTAAGTCCAGTATCGACTTTGGACCGGCGCTCACCACGATCATTCTTGTCCTTGAAAGCTCCAAAAGATCCTGAGAAACATCCCAATTTTGTGTGCTGTGAACACCACCTATGCCACCTGTTGCAAAAATTTTTATTCCATATTTTGAAGCAATCCTCATAGTTGCACTAACTGTTGTTGCAGCCCACAGCCTTTTCGCAACGGCATATGGGATTTCGGCTACACCAACTTTCAAAACATCGTCACGTGTTCCAAGTTTTTGAATTTCCTCTTCGCTCAAACCAACCTTTATTTCTCCTTCAACGATGCCTATTGTCTTTGGCGCACAACCTTTTTCGCGTGCAAGCTTTTCAAGTTCCAAAGCCACTTCAACGTTGATAGGCTTTGGTAACCCATGCGCTATAACAGTTGATTCCAAAGCAAGTATTTTTTCCAACTAGCTCACCAACCTTCGTAGTGAATTCTATCAGATTTGAAGATCTCAAAAAACTTTTAAAAAAGCTTCTTTATCTCATCGATACTGAGATTCAACTCACGCGCTACTTCCTTTAGAATACTGTTTACAATGCCAACCTTTAAGGTTTTATGATTAGGTATCGTGAGATGGTGAATCTTCTCTGAACTTTTATAAGTGAGTCTTATATGACTACCCGATTGACGAGTAATCACATAACCAAGTTGCTCTAGAACTTTTACCAATTCCTCTCCACTTAAATCACGAGGAACTTTCAAAAAGTCAAAACCTCCTGTTTAACAATGTGAAGTCGAATAATCTTTGGACGATCTTTTTCATCGAAATGACATATAACAGCATCCTTAACAGATTCCCTAAGTTCCTCGAGACTTTCTGCTTGAGTAAATATTGAGTAACCTAGAGCACGTGCTTCAAAACCACCTTCTGGAGATTCCTCAACCAAGAAAATTATTTCAGGAACAGACATATTTGTACTCTAACCTCCTTCTTGTATTTTGATTCACCAACCTTCGTAATGAATTCTTTCGGGTTTGAACTTTTCAACAGGTTTTGGCTCTTCAGCAGGATAACCTATGGCAATTACGGAAAATGGGATTATGTTTTTTGGTAGACTAAAAAGCTTCTTCAAACCGTTAATTCTTTCTTCATCAGGGTAAACTCCACACCAAACGCTTCCAAGCCCAAGTTCTGTAGCCCTTATGAGAATATTTTCCGTTGCAGCCGAACAATCTTGCGGCCAGAATTTTTCAGATTTTACAAGCGACAAATCGCAGCATACTATTATACAAACTGGAGCTTGAGCAACCATTTTGGCATATGGGTGAACCTCTGCAATTTGTTGCTTTTTGATCCTATCACGTATCACAATGAAATGCCATGGCTGTTGGTTCCAAGCAGAGGGCGCACACATTGCAGCTTTTAAAAGCTCTAAAACCTTTTCTTGTTCAACCTCTTTCTCCTGATACTTTCTAATGCTTCTTCTTTTGCAAATGAAACTCACATTCATCCCCCTAAAAATTATTTTAGCTCAAAACAACACTATCTACGATGTTATCATCACTGCTTTCAACTTATTCAAAAGAGGAAAAAACCACAGAAAGATTATAAGGTCTATCACTTTATCAATCCAAGGAGTCTTGGAACTACCATAGTTATGGCTGGAACATAGGTTATCAAGAAAAGAGACCCAATCATCGCAGCATACAGTGGTAGCATAGCTACCGTGGTTTTTTCTATGGTTGTCTTACCAATCGCACAACCAGTGAACAACGCGTTGCCAACTGGTGGAGTGCAAAGACCTATTCCAAGGTTTATCATCATTATTATTCCAAATTGCTCAGCTGATACTCCAACACTCCTTACAAGGGGTAACAATATCGGAGTCATTATGACTATCAAAGGGGCCATGTCCATAACAAGTCCTAGCACCAAGAGAAGCAAGTTCACCATCAATAACACGATGAATTTGTCTGTACTTACTGCAAGGATGGCTTTCGCTAAATAAACAGGTATTTGTAGATACGCCATTATGTAACTAAAAGCCGTAGCATTAGCGATCAAAAATAAAACCATTGCTGCAGTCCGAGCTGACTCTTTGAAGACATTCAACACCGTTCGCCAAGATCTGGATTCCTTGTGAAAAATGAGTCCAAGTATAAGTGCAAGAAAAGCACCAAATGCCGAAGCTTCTGCAGCCGTGAACCATCCAAAGATAATTCCTCCAGCCGTTATTAAACCAACGAGCAAAACAGGTATTGACCTTGAAAGTATCCCAGGGATCTTATCTCTTGGAACAGGTTCTCCTCTTGGAAAATTCTTCAATCTGGCAAGTATGAAAACCACAGCCATCTGACTTAAACCTAAAATCACCCCAGGGAGATAACCAGCTGCAAAAAGTGTTCCAACAGAAACTCCGCCTGCAGCCATAGCATAAATGATCATATTCTGGCTTGGTGGGATTATTATCCCTTGGATCGAAGAAGTCACAGTTAAAGCCGTTGCGAATTCTTTTGAGTATCCCTGTCTTTCCATCATTGGTATTTCAACAACTCCCAAGGATGCCACATCCGCTACTGCTGAACCTGAAATTCCACCAAAAAGCATACTCGCCAAAATGTTAACGTACGCCAAACCGCCCTTGAATCTTCCCACGATAAGATTTGAAAGTTGTATTAAATCATCAGTTAAACCGGTATAATTCACAGCCTGACCTAACAGTATAAAAGGAGGTTCCCGTAAAGATGAAAGTTACAACAACAAATATCACCGAGTACCTATACCAAATTATACCAAACCTTTTTCAAAGACAAAGAGTTCCACATGAGGCGAAAGTATGAACTTGCATTAAGGAAGGCAGCAGCCATAATTGGAGTCAGTCATGAAGCCTTGAGGAAATGGTGGACGAGGATGAATGCTGAGAAGATAGAAGGCAATGCAGTAGTAGCTATAGACAAGATGAAGGTGAACATAAATGAGGTTTGGGGAAAGAAGTCTTGTTGAGAGTGTGATAGGGATAACAAGGTACAGGCTGAGGCGTTTTAACATAAGCAGGTTATGGTACAAGAGGAGGGATGAGGACATAGTTAAGTGGCTATTTCCATTTCTTCTATTAGTGCAGTTTTCCTTCTTAAGTTGACAGGTCCAAAATTATAGCACAAAAATACATCTAATACATCTTTAACTACTTCTGTAATCTCACACTTCCTCCGATCATCGATAATATCAGTACTGCCATCCCAGCAAGTTGGGATGTAGAAAACCTTTCAGCAAGAATTACAGCAGAAAAAATAGCAGCAAAAACAGGTTCTCCCACGTATATGAGCGCCGCGGTGTTCGAGCCTACATGCTTTTGGTACTTTAATTGCACCCAAACTGCAAAAACCGTTGCTGCGATCGCCGTAAAAACCAGCACAACCACAAAACCAAAGCTTACGCCCAAGGGCTTTCCTCCAATCGGCGTGAAAAGAAAGTTTAAAACGGACGTCAAAAACAGCTGTGGAACAAGCAAAGATATTTCATCGTCGTTGTTTTTGGTGTAATGTGTTATAAGCACAACATGAATCGCAAAACCAACTGCACAGATGAGTGTTAAAAAGTCCCCAAAGTTGAACGGATCGTGTGAAGGGTCGTTGAGAAGGTATAGTCCAAGTATCGAGCTAACAAACGCCGCAAGTTGTAAAATAGTCGGTCTGGATCTTTCGATGAAGTACGAAAACAAAGGGACAAGCGGTATGTAAAGAGACGTTATAAACCCACTCTTTGTGGAAGAAGTTATCTTAAGACCACTTGTTTGCGTTGCGTAAGAGATGGCAAGAAAAAAACCTAAAATCAAACCATGCTTCCAGTTTGACTTCTTTCTAAACACAACCATTGAAAGAACTGTTGCAACAGCAAATCTACAGGCATTGTAAAAGAAAGGATTCGCGTTGCCTATAACTATCTTTTGTATTGGAAATGTTAAACCCCATACCACAGTAACTAGCAAAATCAAAACAATTGCTTGCAATCTTTTCATATCTTCTTCTTAAAAAACTACCCCCCACGGCTTTCTTGATTTTAGTCTCTTCTTCCAAAAGCACCGGCAAGAATGAGCATCCTAAGAAGCTGCAAGATCGACATCGCAGTTGCGGCAACGTAAGTGAGAGCAGCTGCACTCAGAACTTTTTTAACAGCTACAAGTTCTTCCTCGCTCATCAAAATGTTTTCTCTCAAAAGCTTGATAGCCTTTCTGCTGGCGTCGTATTCAACTGGCAGTGTAACCAAGCTGAACAAAACAGCCAAAGAGAACAAGAGTATTCCAAATTGCCACAGAGCGGGAATTGCAAATATCAAACCCATCAGGAACAGTATCCAAGCCAGCGATGAACCAAAACCTGCAACCGGTGCTAAGACATTTCTAAAGACAAGCAACGGATGTTTTTGAGCGTGTTGTATAGCATGACCAATTTCGTGAGCAACCACACCAAGAGCCGCCACAGAACTGCTGGCATAGGTCGAAGCCGAAAGTCTAACCACTTTGGTTCTTGGATCGTAATGGTCTGTGAGATGACCAGGAGTTGGTTCAACTCTCACGTCGTAAATGCCAGCATAATCAAGTAGCCTCATTGCAAGCTGACTGCCAGTGTAACCAGTTAGTGACCTTACTCTTGAGTAGCGCGAAAAGGTTGTGCTCACTTTGATCTGAGCCCAGAACGCCAGCAGCAAGGCTGGTATCAAAAGAACAAACGTTGGATCGTAGAAGAACATCTAACCACCTCCTTGTTTATGACACTGAAAAGGTTCATAACGTTCAGATCGCATGAATGAATAAACCACTTTTTAACTTTGGTTCAAACCAAGTTGATTTTGGTGGCATTATTTGACCTGAATCTGAAACTTTCATCAAATCCTCTATAGACGTTGGATACATCGAAAAGGCAACTGCCCAACCTTTATTGTCCACATATTCTTCCAAAGCTTTCAATCCATGTATACCACCAACAAAATCTATCCTTTTGTCGGTCCTTGGGTCCTTTATACCTAGGATCGGCGAAAGCACGTGTTCTTGAAGTAAACTCACATCAAGACTTTTGACTGGATCGGAAGCATCGATGAACTTTTCCGTAATCTTCAAAACATACCATTTACCTTCAAGGTACATTCCAAACTCGTGGGCTTTCTTGGGTTTGTAAGGCGTTTCTGGTGCTGGCTGCACTTCGAACTTTTCCTCCAGAGCCTTAAGGAATTCCTCAGGTTTCAAACCATTTAGATCCTTAACCACGCGATTGTAATCGTAAATTCTAAGATGACTGTGTGGGAAAAGAACAGCCAAAAAGTAGTTAAATTCCTCTTCACCTGTGTAGTTTTTGTTCTCTTCTCTAAGCATCAAAGCCGCTCGAACCGCAGCCGCAGCCCTGTGATGACCGTCGGCTATGTAGAAGCTGTCAACTTTTTCAAAAGCCTTTTTGATGCTTTCTATCTTCTCCTTGTCTTTCACCAAGTAAACAACTTGCCTAACGCCATCTTCGTCTACAAAGTCGTATTCTGGTTCTTTGTTGGTTTCTTCTATGATCAACTTATCAATACTTTCGTTGGATCTATACATTAGAAAAACAGGACCCGTTTGAGCCTTCAAGTAAAGGATATGCTTTACTCTTTCATCTTCTTTGTCTTTTCTGGTCAATTCGTGCTTCTTTATCTTGTTGGAAAGATATTCGTCCACAGAAAAGGTTGCCACCAAACCTATTTGCACGTGATCTGGTGCAACTTGCTTGTAAACGTAAAAACATGGTTCCTCATCCTGTATGAAAATCTTTTCGGCTATCATTCTTTCAAGGTTTTTCTTTGCGACCTCAAGTGCTCTGTCGTCACTTGGTTCAATAGGTTCATCAAAGTTAACTTCCGGTTTGTTGATTTGATAGAAAGACAAAGGATTCGATTTGAAAATTTTTCTTGCTTCTTCTGAACTTATGACGTCGTAAGGTTTAGCTGCAACCTTTGACGCAAATTCTTTTTTTGGCCTTATGGCTTTGAAAGGTCGAACGATCATTCAAAATCAACCTCCCTAAGATAGCGTTCTTGTTTTTCGAACATTTCCTTTGATTTTATATCTTTAAGTTCGTGATCATAACCGGCAACGTGTAAACACGCGTGTATCAAAACTCTCAAAAGCTCTCGCTGAAACGGTTCTTTGTACTTGGTTGCGTTTTTTTCAACAACGGCGGGGCAGACGTATATTTCCGCGTAAAGATCTTCGTCCTTGTAAACAAAGGTTAAAACATCCGTCGGGGCATCGATGGATCTGTAATTTTTGTTCAAAGCCCTGATTCTTCTTTCTCCAACAAATACAACGTTTATCTTCGCATCCTTAAGTTCATTCTCAAGAACTTTTCGAATTGCTTTCTTTATTTTTTTCATCGGGAGCTTTCTGCGCGTTTTGTTTATCACTCGAACCATTGGCAAGGGAGATCACCTTCTTTATCTCTTCCTTTGGATACTCAACTCTGCTTTTGAACATGTTGACGAGTATTCTGGTGAATTCTTCGGCAATCGCTTCCAAATCTTCCAACGTTAAACCAGATTCGTCCAATTCCCTTTCGTTGTAAATGCCAGAAACAATTTCTTCCACAAGTGTTTGAATTCTTCCAGGAGTTGGGTTTTTTATGCTTCTGGCAGCTGCTTCAACGGCGTCCGCAAGCATAATTATACCAGCTTCTTTGAATTGAGGCTTTGGACCAGGATAGCGAAACTCATTCTCACTTATTTCTTCCCCCATAGCCCTTGCTTTGTGGTAGAAAAACTTTTGAACCCTAGTACCGTGATGCTGTGGAATGACATCCTGAACTAATAACGGTAAGCGATGTTTTCTAGCCAACTCCAAACCAGATTTCACATGGTCTTGAATGATCAAATGACTCAACTTTGGACTGAGCTCATCATGTGGGTTGACCTCCGATATGTTCTCAGTATAAAAATAAGGTCTCTTGATCTTTCCAATATCGTGAAAATAGCCTGCAGTCCTGGCTAAAATAGCGTTCGCTCCTATTCTTTCTGCAGCAGCCTCAGCTAAGTTGGCAACGATCGTGGAATGGTAATAAGTTCCCGGTGCTCTCAAAGATAAACTTTTCAAAAGCGGGTTGTTCAAATTTCCAAGCTCCATCATGCCCAAATTGGAATAAATCATGCTTATGTACTCTATGTACGGCAAAAGTCCTATTCCAACGATCGAATAAACAACGGGGAAAACCAACGCAATCAAAAATTCTTTCAAGTTGAAATAAAAGTTGCGAGTATAATAAGCAATCAACAAGTAAACGAGAGAAATCAAAACAACGTACATGGCTGTTTTCGCCAATTCCAAACGCTTCTTAATCCCAGCCGATGTTATCGCAACAACAACTGAGCTCAAAAAAGTTGCCGGAAAAGTCTCAAAACCATGCAAAAGTGCATGGCTTATTGAAAAAAAAGTAGCAAGATCTATTGCTAGGTCCTTGCTTACCAACAAAGAAGCGAGAAAAACGGGGATAAAGAACAAAGAGGCATGATTTCCAAACTGTCTTTCGACAATTCTTGCAAACAGTGAACCAGCGATGGTTAAACTGAAAAGCAGATAAAAATAAGCCTTGTGAAGCGAATATGGTTTGATGGATATTTTTGGCTTGACAAAAATCAGCCAGATTGAAACACTGACAAAGTAGGTTCCGAAGAACGAACTGTTGGCTGAAAAGTTCGGGAATTTGAGAAACAAAATCGAAAGAAATACCACTAAAAGGTCTTGCCAGTTTTTCTTAAGCAAGTTAAGTATTGTTTTTCCCATATTTTTTCCTCTCGTACTCTTCGTAGGCTCTAATTATATCCTTCACGACCGGATGTCTTACCACATCCATATCGGTGAGATATACAAACTTTATACCTTTGATACCTTTTAAGATCTTCTCACACTCGATCAAACCAGATTGACTTCTATCGATGTCTAACTGAGTGACATCTCCGGTTATGACTGCCTTTGAATTGAAGCCAATTCTGGTTAAGAACATCTTCATCTGCTGGTGAGTAGCATTTTGAGCCTCATCAAGTATTATGAAACAGTTGTTCAAGGTTCTTCCTCTCATGAACGCGAGCGGTGCTATCTCGATTATTCCCTTTTGCCTATAATTATAGAATTTCTCAGCTGGCATCATGTCGAAAATGGCATCGTATATGGGTCTTAAGTAAGGATCTACTTTTTCCACCAAATCTCCCGGTAAAAAGCCAAGCTTTTCTCCAGCTTCCACAGCAGGTCTTGTCAAAACTATCCTCTGAACAATTCCACTTTTAAGATATTCCAAAGCCATTGCAACTGCCAGATAAGTTTTTCCAGTTCCGGCAGGACCAATGGCAAATATCACGTCGTAATTTTTCATCGCTTCAATGTACTCAGCTTGACCAGGAGTCTTCGGTCTTATTTTTCCAACCAAGACGGTTTTGCCATTTGAAGAACCTTCCGCCTTCGTTTCTCCTTCGCTACAAAACTCGACTAATGCTTCAAATTCAGCCCAATCCATGAAATAACCTTTCCTTGCGGCTGCGACGACTTGGGAAATTATGTTTTCAACCGTTGAAACAACCGCGTCGTCGTTACCTATAACGGTTATCCTGTTGTCGGAAACCTCGATGCTCACCGGAAACCTTTTTCTCAAAAATCTGATTCTGTTATCGTACTGGCCAAGCACAGCGACGATATCGATATTTTCAGGAATTTCAACAGTTTTAAGTGCCAGTTTAACACCACCTCCTTGGTTTTATTATACCTTATACTATTGGTGGTGATACGATGCCAGATTATCCGATACAGTACAAAAACCCAGGACCCGAAGTTAAGTTGAAAACAAAACGAGGTTATCCAAAGCTTGGAGCTACGCCAGACGATACGGGTGTTAACTTTGCCATTTTCACAAGAAATGGAAGACGTGTGATACTTGAGCTTTATCAAAACTTTCACGATGAAAAACCTTCCCACAGATTTGTCCTAGATCCGATTGAAAACCGAACCGGCGACATTTGGCACATCTACGTTTACGGAGTCGGTCACGGTCAATACTACGGTTGGAGGATCGACGGAGAATATGACCCGTTAAACGGAAAAAGGTTCAACGTAAACAAACTTTTGATAGATCCATACGCAAAAGCCATATCGAGTTCTTTTGAGTGGGATGAAGAATACCTCTATGGATACGACAAAAAGTCTCCTGAAAAAGATCTTTCCTTTTCCATCCTAGATTCTGCCAAAAGTCCTGCAAAGTCCATAGTCATAGACGATTCCAAGTACGATTGGTCAGGTGATAAAAGACCGAAGATTCCTTGGAAAGACACCATTATTTACGAAATGCACGTTAGGTTTTTCACAATTCATCCAAGTTCAAACGTTAAGTTCCCCGGAACTTATCTTGGAATACTTGAGAAACTCGACCATTTGAAGGAGCTTGGTGTAACCACGATTGAACTTATGCCTATTTTCGAATTTTGTCCATCTTCAAACACCAGGATAAATCCACTTACTGGAAAAAGGCTTAAAGACATGTGGGGATACAACCCGATCAACTTTTTCGCGGTCACGGGAAATTACTCAGTTGGTCTAAGACTTGGAGAACAAGTTTTCCTTTTCAAAGACTTTGTGAAAGAACTTCACAAGAATGGTTTTGAAGTCATACTCGACGTTGTTTACAATCACACCGCCGAAGGCAATGAACTTGGTCCAACTTTGTCCTTCCGAGGCATAGACAACGAAATTTATTACATACTGGATCCAAAATGCAAAAGGTATTATTTGAACTACTCTGGATGTGGAAACACTTTGAACTGCAATCATCCTGTTGTCAAACAGATGATAATCGACAGCTTGAGGTACTGGGCAACTGAAATGCACGTGGACGGTTTTAGGTTTGATCTAGCGTCGATACTTGGCCGCACACCAGATGGCAGATGGATCGGGGATTTTTCACTTTTGAAAGACATCGCAGAAGATGCGATACTTCACGATTACAAGTTGATAGCGGAAGGTTGGGATGCCGCTGGCGGATATTTCTTGGGACAATTTCCCGAAGGATGGGCGGAGTGGAACGGAAAGTACAGAGATGTTGTAAGAAGGTTTGTGCGTGGCGACGAAGGGGTCGTTGCAGAGCTTGCGACCAGAATAGCGGGAAGCCAAGATCTTTACAGTGGAAAAAGTCCGCATGCCAGCATAAATTTCATAACATGTCACGATGGTTTCACATTGCGTGACCTGGTTAGCTACAGGTACAAGCACAACGAGGCAAACGGTGAAGACAACAAGGATGGAATGGATGAAAACTTTAGTTGTAACTATGGGATTGAGGGGGAAACGGACGATCCAGTTATAAACAAAATCAGAAAGCAACAGGTGAAAAACTTCATCACCATTTTGATGGTATCTCACGGTACACCGATGATTCTAATGGGCGATGAAATGTACAGAACGCAGTTTGGCAACAACAACGCATATTGTCATGATGATGAAACCACTTGGCTGAACTGGGAACTCAAGCAAAAACACGCGGATATCTTTAGTTTTTTCAAAAAGATGATCCACTTTAGAAAATCACATCCTGCTTTGAGAAGACCACACTTCTTCACAGGTTCTCAAACCCTCGCAGGCATACCAGATCTCACTTGGCATGGGGTAAAGCCGTTTGAACCTGATTTCAGCTACCATTCCCACTCGATAGCCTTCATGATAAGCGGAGCACCGACAAGAGTTGGTGAAGAAGAGGACGACGATATATACGTCATTTTGAATCAATGGAGAGAACCTTTAAAGTTCATTCTTCCATACGTTCACGGAAAAAAATGGTACAGAGTTGTTGATACGTCATACGATTCCCCTGATGATTTTCTGGACGATCCAGAACCTGTGGGATACTTTTACATAGCTCAGCCAAGAAGTTCTGTCGTTTTGATAGGCAGATAAAAAATAGCCTATCTTTGGGGTGAAGTCTTTCATGTTCCTTCCAACAACTCGTGAGGAAATGGAAAAACTCGGTTGGAAAGAACTTGACATCATATTCGTCACGGGTGATGCTTACGTCGATCATCCATCCTTTGGTGTTGCCTTGCTTGGGCACTATTTAGTTTCAAAAAGTTACAAGGTTGGAATAATAGCTCAACCAGATTGGCAGAGTGGTAAAGACATCACAAGGCTTGGAAGGCCAAGGTTGTTTTTCGGCGTCACCGCTGGAAACGTCGATTCAATGGTTGCAAATTACACCGCTTCAATGAAAAAAAGAAAAAGCGACGAGTACACACCTGGCGGAGTTAACAACAGAAGACCAGATCGTGCTGTAATTGTTTACTGCAACTTGATCAAAAGGTTCTTTCCAAAGGTTCCAATAATCATAGGTGGAATTGAGGCAAGTCTTAGAAGATTCGCACATTACGATTGGTGGTCTGACAAGATCAGAAAGTCAATTCTTGTGGACAGCAAAGCAGACCTATTGGTGTACGGCATGGGAGAAAAAACTCTGCTACAAATAGCCGAAACACTTTCCAAAACCGAA
Proteins encoded in this region:
- a CDS encoding type II toxin-antitoxin system HicA family toxin — its product is MKVPRDLSGEELVKVLEQLGYVITRQSGSHIRLTYKSSEKIHHLTIPNHKTLKVGIVNSILKEVARELNLSIDEIKKLF
- the ybeY gene encoding rRNA maturation RNase YbeY; protein product: MKKIKKAIRKVLENELKDAKINVVFVGERRIRALNKNYRSIDAPTDVLTFVYKDEDLYAEIYVCPAVVEKNATKYKEPFQRELLRVLIHACLHVAGYDHELKDIKSKEMFEKQERYLREVDFE
- a CDS encoding HDIG domain-containing metalloprotein — protein: MGKTILNLLKKNWQDLLVVFLSILFLKFPNFSANSSFFGTYFVSVSIWLIFVKPKISIKPYSLHKAYFYLLFSLTIAGSLFARIVERQFGNHASLFFIPVFLASLLVSKDLAIDLATFFSISHALLHGFETFPATFLSSVVVAITSAGIKKRLELAKTAMYVVLISLVYLLIAYYTRNFYFNLKEFLIALVFPVVYSIVGIGLLPYIEYISMIYSNLGMMELGNLNNPLLKSLSLRAPGTYYHSTIVANLAEAAAERIGANAILARTAGYFHDIGKIKRPYFYTENISEVNPHDELSPKLSHLIIQDHVKSGLELARKHRLPLLVQDVIPQHHGTRVQKFFYHKARAMGEEISENEFRYPGPKPQFKEAGIIMLADAVEAAARSIKNPTPGRIQTLVEEIVSGIYNERELDESGLTLEDLEAIAEEFTRILVNMFKSRVEYPKEEIKKVISLANGSSDKQNAQKAPDEKNKESNSKSS
- a CDS encoding nitroreductase family protein, with translation MSFICKRRSIRKYQEKEVEQEKVLELLKAAMCAPSAWNQQPWHFIVIRDRIKKQQIAEVHPYAKMVAQAPVCIIVCCDLSLVKSEKFWPQDCSAATENILIRATELGLGSVWCGVYPDEERINGLKKLFSLPKNIIPFSVIAIGYPAEEPKPVEKFKPERIHYEGW
- a CDS encoding DUF1015 domain-containing protein, with the translated sequence MIVRPFKAIRPKKEFASKVAAKPYDVISSEEARKIFKSNPLSFYQINKPEVNFDEPIEPSDDRALEVAKKNLERMIAEKIFIQDEEPCFYVYKQVAPDHVQIGLVATFSVDEYLSNKIKKHELTRKDKEDERVKHILYLKAQTGPVFLMYRSNESIDKLIIEETNKEPEYDFVDEDGVRQVVYLVKDKEKIESIKKAFEKVDSFYIADGHHRAAAAVRAALMLREENKNYTGEEEFNYFLAVLFPHSHLRIYDYNRVVKDLNGLKPEEFLKALEEKFEVQPAPETPYKPKKAHEFGMYLEGKWYVLKITEKFIDASDPVKSLDVSLLQEHVLSPILGIKDPRTDKRIDFVGGIHGLKALEEYVDNKGWAVAFSMYPTSIEDLMKVSDSGQIMPPKSTWFEPKLKSGLFIHAI
- a CDS encoding DMT family transporter → MKRLQAIVLILLVTVVWGLTFPIQKIVIGNANPFFYNACRFAVATVLSMVVFRKKSNWKHGLILGFFLAISYATQTSGLKITSSTKSGFITSLYIPLVPLFSYFIERSRPTILQLAAFVSSILGLYLLNDPSHDPFNFGDFLTLICAVGFAIHVVLITHYTKNNDDEISLLVPQLFLTSVLNFLFTPIGGKPLGVSFGFVVVLVFTAIAATVFAVWVQLKYQKHVGSNTAALIYVGEPVFAAIFSAVILAERFSTSQLAGMAVLILSMIGGSVRLQK
- a CDS encoding 2-oxoisovalerate dehydrogenase E1 subunit beta yields the protein MSVPEIIFLVEESPEGGFEARALGYSIFTQAESLEELRESVKDAVICHFDEKDRPKIIRLHIVKQEVLTF
- a CDS encoding TRAP transporter large permease, coding for MLLGQAVNYTGLTDDLIQLSNLIVGRFKGGLAYVNILASMLFGGISGSAVADVASLGVVEIPMMERQGYSKEFATALTVTSSIQGIIIPPSQNMIIYAMAAGGVSVGTLFAAGYLPGVILGLSQMAVVFILARLKNFPRGEPVPRDKIPGILSRSIPVLLVGLITAGGIIFGWFTAAEASAFGAFLALILGLIFHKESRSWRTVLNVFKESARTAAMVLFLIANATAFSYIMAYLQIPVYLAKAILAVSTDKFIVLLMVNLLLLVLGLVMDMAPLIVIMTPILLPLVRSVGVSAEQFGIIMMINLGIGLCTPPVGNALFTGCAIGKTTIEKTTVAMLPLYAAMIGSLFLITYVPAITMVVPRLLGLIK
- a CDS encoding pseudouridine-5'-phosphate glycosidase — its product is MEKILALESTVIAHGLPKPINVEVALELEKLAREKGCAPKTIGIVEGEIKVGLSEEEIQKLGTRDDVLKVGVAEIPYAVAKRLWAATTVSATMRIASKYGIKIFATGGIGGVHSTQNWDVSQDLLELSRTRMIVVSAGPKSILDLKATMEMLESLEVTVVGFRTDKLPAFYLRCVDVEIKRVETVEEIVRIFKAKERLDLPGSLLVFNPIPEEYAIDERDLQEWEKKALEDLQKAKITGKDVTPFLLAKLAEYSSGKTVESNIALLKNNVSLACDILNCLFNLERGKTR
- a CDS encoding zinc metallopeptidase; this translates as MFFYDPTFVLLIPALLLAFWAQIKVSTTFSRYSRVRSLTGYTGSQLAMRLLDYAGIYDVRVEPTPGHLTDHYDPRTKVVRLSASTYASSSVAALGVVAHEIGHAIQHAQKHPLLVFRNVLAPVAGFGSSLAWILFLMGLIFAIPALWQFGILLFSLAVLFSLVTLPVEYDASRKAIKLLRENILMSEEELVAVKKVLSAAALTYVAATAMSILQLLRMLILAGAFGRRD